The following proteins come from a genomic window of Anguilla rostrata isolate EN2019 chromosome 17, ASM1855537v3, whole genome shotgun sequence:
- the lpar2a gene encoding lysophosphatidic acid receptor 2a yields MGDCYNGTSECYYNHSVEFFYNSSGKPISCMWHTQDYVVVGLGLTVCVIIILANLMVIAAIAINRRFHVPFYYLLGNLAVADLFSGISYVNLMLHTGPWTIDLTKRQWFIRQGLVETSLTASVLNLLAVAIERHQTVFTMQLHSNMSNRRVLLFILGIWAMAFVLGLVPMMGWHCICDLQNCSIMSPIYSRSYLVFWAGFNLLTFSVMVAMYTRIFVYVHHKSHVMSQHTTQIRHRETVINLTKTVSIILGAFVVCWTPGLVILLLDGLHCDAHYVLTFEKYCLVLAECNSLVNPIIYSFRDKDMRSTFKRILCCLCRRCPEPEGKPPNLQFDTLKREMYLKLKAYLSSWRRRRAAGSSQPGAETPDAACWTTDILPA; encoded by the exons ATGGGTGACTGCTACAACGGCACGTCAGAGTGTTACTACAACCATTCGGTCGAGTTCTTCTACAACTCCAGCGGGAAGCCGATCAGCTGCATGTGGCACACGCAAGACTATGTAGTGGTGGGGCTGGGCCTCACGGTGTGCGTCATCATCATCCTGGCCAACCTCATGGTCATCGCCGCCATTGCGATCAACCGCCGATTTCACGTTCCCTTCTACTACCTCCTGGGGAACCTGGCGGTGGCCGACCTGTTCTCCGGCATCTCCTACGTGAACCTGATGCTCCACACGGGGCCCTGGACCATCGACCTGACCAAGCGCCAGTGGTTCATCCGCCAGGGCCTGGTGGAGACCAGCCTGACCGCCTCCGTGCTCAACCTGCTGGCGGTGGCGATCGAGCGGCACCAGACCGTCTTCACCATGCAGCTGCACAGCAACATGTCGAACCGCCGGGTGCTCCTGTTCATCCTGGGAATCTGGGCCATGGCCTTCGTCTTGGGCCTCGTGCCCATGATGGGTTGGCACTGCATCTGCGACCTGCAGAACTGCTCCATCATGTCGCCCATCTACAGCCGCAGCTATCTGGTGTTCTGGGCGGGGTTCAACCTGCTGACCTTCTCCGTCATGGTGGCCATGTACACGCGCATCTTCGTCTACGTGCACCACAAGAGCCACGTGATGTCCCAGCACACCACCCAGATCCGGCACAGGGAGACCGTCATCAACCTCACCAAGACCGTCTCCATCATCCTGG gggCATTCGTGGTCTGCTGGACCCCTGGCCTGGTGATCCTCCTGCTGGACGGGCTGCACTGTGATGCCCACTACGTGCTGACCTTTGAGAAGTACTGCCTGGTGCTGGCCGAGTGCAACTCCCTGGTGAACCCCATCATCTACTCCTTCCGGGACAAGGACATGCGCTCCACCTTCAAACGCATCCTCTGCTGCCTCTGCAGGAGGTGCCCAGAGCCCGAGGGGAAGCCCCCAAACCTTCAGTTCGACACGCTGAAGCGAGAG ATGTACCTGAAACTGAAAGCATACCTGTcctcctggaggaggagacgaGCCGCTGGGTCCTCTCAGCCCGGCGCGGAGACGCCCGACGCAGCCTGCTGGACCACCGACATCCTGCCTGCCtaa